From Burkholderia pseudomultivorans, the proteins below share one genomic window:
- a CDS encoding GntR family transcriptional regulator produces the protein MRAMTSNQANNANQTGAGGPGQPGASESAPTPAVSPSPTFSPLYQQIKSLITQSLESGEWKPGEIIPSEVELAARYKVSQGTVRKAIDELAAENLVVRRQGKGTFVATHNEDRAQFRFLRLLADDGAEHAHVSRLLECRRLRAPAEIARQLDLKPADPVVQVRRLLEFEGEVTVLDEIWLPGAMFRGLTFERLSEYKGPLYAMFETEFGTRMIRATEKIRAVAAEPSVADLLHVPAGFPLLSVERVSYTYGDRPVEVRRGWYVTTGYYYQNDLS, from the coding sequence ATGCGCGCCATGACATCGAACCAGGCGAACAACGCGAACCAGACCGGCGCAGGCGGCCCAGGGCAGCCGGGCGCGTCCGAGTCCGCGCCGACGCCTGCGGTCTCGCCGTCGCCGACATTCAGTCCTTTATACCAGCAGATCAAGTCGCTGATCACGCAGAGCCTCGAATCCGGCGAATGGAAGCCGGGCGAGATCATCCCGAGCGAAGTGGAGCTTGCCGCCCGTTACAAGGTCAGTCAAGGCACCGTGCGCAAGGCGATCGACGAGCTGGCCGCGGAAAACCTCGTGGTCCGGCGGCAGGGCAAGGGCACATTTGTTGCGACGCACAATGAAGATCGCGCGCAATTCCGCTTCCTGCGGCTGCTGGCCGACGACGGCGCCGAACACGCGCACGTCAGCCGCCTGCTCGAATGTCGGCGCCTGCGCGCGCCGGCCGAGATCGCGCGCCAGCTCGACCTGAAGCCGGCCGATCCGGTCGTGCAGGTGCGCCGGCTGCTGGAGTTCGAGGGCGAGGTGACCGTGCTCGACGAGATCTGGCTGCCCGGCGCGATGTTCCGCGGGCTCACGTTCGAGCGGCTCAGCGAATACAAGGGCCCGCTCTACGCGATGTTCGAGACGGAGTTCGGCACGCGGATGATCCGCGCGACCGAGAAGATCCGCGCGGTGGCGGCGGAGCCCTCGGTGGCCGACCTGCTGCACGTGCCGGCGGGCTTCCCGCTGCTGTCCGTGGAGCGCGTGTCCTATACATACGGAGACCGGCCGGTCGAGGTGCGACGCGGCTGGTATGTCACAACCGGGTACTACTATCAGAACGACTTGAGCTGA
- a CDS encoding malate dehydrogenase — MAKPAKRVAVTGAAGQIAYSLLFRIANGDLLGKDQPVILQLLDLPQAQAAVKGVVMELDDCAFPLLAGVVITDDPKVAFKDADVALLVGARPRSKGMERKDLLSANAEIFTVQGAALNEVASRDVKVLVVGNPANTNAYIAMKSAPDLPKKNFTAMLRLDHNRALSQLAAKSGKPVASIEKLAVWGNHSPTMYPDFRFATAEGESLLKLINDDEWNRNTFIPTVGKRGAAIIEARGLSSAASAANAAIDHVRDWVLGTNGKWVTMGIPSDGSYGIPEDIIYGVPVTCENGEYKRVEGLEIDAFSREKMDGTLAELLEERDGVAHLLKN, encoded by the coding sequence ATGGCTAAGCCCGCAAAGCGCGTTGCCGTCACCGGCGCCGCAGGTCAAATCGCTTACTCCCTGCTGTTCCGCATCGCGAACGGCGACCTGCTCGGCAAGGACCAGCCGGTCATCCTGCAACTGCTCGACCTCCCGCAAGCCCAAGCCGCCGTCAAAGGCGTCGTGATGGAACTCGACGATTGCGCGTTCCCGCTGCTCGCGGGCGTCGTGATCACCGACGATCCGAAGGTTGCATTCAAGGATGCCGACGTCGCGCTGCTGGTCGGCGCGCGTCCGCGCTCGAAGGGTATGGAGCGCAAGGACCTGCTGTCGGCGAACGCGGAGATCTTCACGGTCCAGGGCGCGGCACTGAACGAAGTCGCCAGCCGCGACGTGAAGGTGCTGGTCGTCGGCAACCCGGCGAACACGAACGCCTACATCGCGATGAAGTCGGCGCCGGACCTGCCGAAGAAGAACTTCACGGCGATGCTGCGCCTCGACCACAACCGCGCACTGTCGCAGCTCGCGGCCAAGTCGGGCAAGCCGGTCGCGTCGATCGAGAAGCTCGCCGTGTGGGGCAACCACTCGCCGACGATGTACCCCGACTTCCGCTTCGCGACCGCCGAAGGCGAATCGCTGCTGAAGCTGATCAACGACGACGAATGGAACCGCAACACGTTCATCCCGACGGTCGGCAAGCGCGGCGCGGCGATCATCGAGGCGCGCGGCCTGTCGTCGGCGGCGTCGGCGGCCAACGCGGCGATCGACCACGTCCGTGACTGGGTGCTCGGCACGAACGGCAAGTGGGTCACGATGGGCATCCCGTCGGACGGCTCGTACGGCATCCCCGAAGACATCATCTACGGCGTGCCGGTGACCTGCGAAAACGGCGAGTACAAGCGCGTCGAAGGCCTCGAGATCGACGCGTTCTCGCGCGAGAAGATGGACGGCACGCTGGCCGAGCTGCTCGAAGAGCGCGATGGCGTCGCCCACCTGCTGAAGAACTAA
- a CDS encoding bifunctional 2-methylcitrate dehydratase/aconitate hydratase, whose product MSAPVSNVRPAPDTVLVDIVDYVLNTGAIDSALALETARHCLIDTLGCGLEALSYPACTKLLGPVVPGTIVPNGAKVPGTSFQLDPVQAAFDIGAMIRWLDFNDTWLAAEWGHPSDNLGGILATADWLSRSAVAAGRKPLSMRDVLVAMIQAHEIQGCLALENSFNAVGLDHVLLVKVASTAVVGRLLGLTRDELINAVSNAFVDGHALRTYRHAPNTGSRKSWAAGDATSRAVRLALIAKTGEMGYPSALTAKTWGFYDVLFDGKPFRFQRPYGTYVMENVLFKIAFPAEFHAQTAVEAALQLHAQLAAAGRTTDEIARVTIRTHAAAIRIIDKQGPLANPADRDHCIQYMVAVPLLFGRLSAADYEDAVAADPSIDALRAKTVCVEDPQFTKDYHDPSRRSIANALTIEFKDGSKLAEVAVDYPLGHQRRRADGIPLLVEKFRTNLARRFPAKQQQAILDVSLDQAKLEAMPVDEYVDLYVI is encoded by the coding sequence ATGTCCGCCCCGGTCTCCAACGTCCGCCCTGCGCCGGATACGGTACTCGTCGACATCGTCGACTACGTGCTGAATACCGGCGCAATCGACAGCGCACTCGCGCTGGAGACGGCGCGTCATTGCCTGATCGACACGCTCGGCTGCGGACTCGAGGCGCTGTCCTACCCCGCCTGCACCAAGCTGCTCGGCCCCGTCGTGCCCGGCACGATCGTGCCAAACGGCGCGAAGGTGCCCGGCACGTCCTTCCAGCTCGATCCGGTCCAGGCCGCGTTCGACATCGGCGCGATGATCCGCTGGCTGGACTTCAACGACACCTGGCTCGCCGCCGAATGGGGTCATCCGTCCGACAATCTCGGCGGGATCCTGGCGACGGCCGACTGGCTGTCCCGCTCGGCCGTCGCGGCCGGCCGGAAGCCGCTTTCGATGCGCGACGTACTGGTCGCGATGATCCAGGCCCACGAAATCCAGGGCTGCCTCGCGCTCGAAAATTCGTTCAATGCGGTCGGGCTCGACCATGTGCTGCTCGTGAAGGTCGCGTCGACGGCCGTCGTCGGCCGGCTGCTCGGGCTCACGCGCGACGAGCTGATCAATGCGGTATCCAATGCATTCGTCGACGGCCATGCGCTGCGCACCTACCGCCATGCGCCGAACACCGGCTCGCGCAAGTCGTGGGCGGCCGGCGACGCCACGTCCCGCGCGGTGCGCCTCGCGCTGATCGCGAAAACGGGTGAAATGGGCTACCCGTCCGCGCTCACCGCGAAGACCTGGGGCTTCTACGACGTGCTGTTCGACGGCAAGCCGTTCCGCTTCCAGCGCCCGTACGGCACCTACGTGATGGAGAACGTGCTGTTCAAGATCGCGTTTCCGGCCGAATTCCATGCGCAGACAGCCGTCGAGGCCGCGCTGCAGCTGCACGCGCAGCTCGCCGCGGCGGGCCGCACGACCGACGAGATCGCCCGGGTCACGATCCGCACGCACGCGGCCGCGATCCGCATCATCGACAAGCAGGGGCCGCTCGCCAATCCCGCCGACCGCGACCACTGCATCCAGTACATGGTCGCCGTGCCGCTGCTGTTCGGCAGGCTGAGCGCGGCCGACTACGAAGACGCGGTCGCCGCGGATCCGAGCATCGACGCGCTGCGCGCGAAAACCGTGTGCGTCGAGGATCCGCAGTTCACGAAGGATTACCATGATCCGTCCAGGCGATCGATCGCGAATGCGCTGACGATCGAGTTCAAGGACGGCTCGAAGCTTGCCGAGGTGGCGGTCGACTATCCGCTCGGCCATCAGCGACGCCGCGCGGACGGCATCCCGCTCCTGGTCGAGAAATTCAGGACCAACCTCGCCCGCCGCTTCCCGGCCAAGCAGCAACAAGCGATTCTCGACGTGTCGCTGGACCAGGCAAAGCTCGAAGCGATGCCGGTCGATGAGTACGTCGACTTGTATGTGATATAG
- a CDS encoding HpcH/HpaI aldolase/citrate lyase family protein: MPALTPAQVLYDGASPPAILPCCDHYAGSEKLMRKSLALQAELGPVFDITLDCEDGAAVGQEAAHAELVAATLGSAENRFGRVGARIHDFSHPHWRDDVRIILRAAQPPAYLTLPKIASAADAAEMCAFIEGTRRELGIARPIPVDVLVETHGALAQAAALAALPLVGTLSFGLMDFVSAHHGAIPDSAMRSPGQFEHPLVRRAKLEIAAACHAHGKTPSHNVTTEVRDMDVVAGDARRARDEFAFTRMWSIHPAQIRPIVDAFAPRTDEVALAAEILLAAQAADWGPTRHGDTLHDRASYRYYWSVLRRARATGQPLPAEAAPLFGPAAQGGAP; this comes from the coding sequence ATGCCTGCGCTCACTCCTGCACAAGTGTTGTACGACGGCGCTTCGCCGCCCGCGATCCTGCCCTGCTGCGATCACTACGCGGGCAGCGAGAAACTGATGCGCAAGTCGCTGGCGCTGCAGGCCGAGCTGGGCCCGGTGTTCGACATCACGCTCGACTGCGAGGACGGCGCGGCCGTCGGCCAGGAAGCCGCGCACGCGGAGCTGGTCGCCGCGACGCTCGGCAGCGCGGAGAACCGCTTCGGGCGGGTCGGCGCGCGCATCCACGACTTTTCCCATCCGCACTGGCGCGACGACGTGCGCATCATCCTGCGCGCCGCGCAGCCGCCCGCCTACCTCACGCTCCCGAAGATCGCCAGCGCCGCCGACGCGGCCGAGATGTGCGCGTTCATCGAAGGCACCCGCCGCGAGCTGGGCATCGCGCGGCCGATTCCGGTCGACGTGCTGGTCGAGACGCACGGCGCGCTCGCGCAGGCCGCCGCGCTCGCCGCGCTGCCGCTGGTCGGCACGCTGAGCTTCGGGCTGATGGATTTCGTATCCGCCCACCACGGCGCGATTCCCGATTCGGCGATGCGCTCGCCGGGCCAGTTCGAGCATCCGCTGGTGCGCCGCGCCAAGCTCGAGATCGCCGCGGCCTGCCATGCGCACGGCAAGACGCCGTCGCACAACGTGACGACCGAGGTCCGCGACATGGACGTGGTGGCCGGCGACGCGCGCCGCGCGCGCGACGAGTTCGCGTTCACGCGGATGTGGAGCATCCATCCCGCGCAGATCCGGCCGATCGTCGACGCGTTCGCGCCGCGCACCGACGAAGTCGCGCTCGCCGCCGAGATCCTGCTGGCCGCGCAGGCCGCCGACTGGGGCCCGACACGCCACGGCGACACGCTGCACGACCGCGCGAGCTACCGCTATTACTGGTCGGTGCTGCGCCGCGCGCGTGCGACCGGCCAGCCGCTGCCGGCCGAGGCCGCGCCGCTGTTCGGCCCGGCCGCGCAAGGCGGCGCGCCGTGA